A genome region from Oryzias latipes chromosome 2, ASM223467v1 includes the following:
- the LOC110016084 gene encoding gastrula zinc finger protein XlCGF17.1: MTRDRRHVQSVDSSHNSESDSVIKNPSKTSLVKKHKQSPKGNRSTFIKLGKRKGIINNMSMSTESERPYVCQECGKSFDYLYKVRDHMRTHTGEKPFPCKDCDASFSRIYSLKTHMRTHTGEKPFACEECDKGFSHISDLKRHMRSHTGEKSFACEECDQSFSQISDVKRHMRTHTGEKLYSCKECKKCFSEIYNLKTHMRTHTGEKPFTCKECDKCFNTKSDLKRHIRTHTGEKSFSCEECNKSFSCNTHLKSHMITHTGEKPLFCKECDKRFRCNFNLQKHMRTHTGEKPFFCKACDKSFSCSSHLKRHMRTHTGEKPFFCKECDKSFRCNFNLQKHMRTHTGEKPFFCKACDKSFSCSSHLKRHMKTHTGEKPFFV, from the coding sequence ATGACAAGAGACAGAagacatgtccaaagtgtggatAGCTCTCACAATTCTGAAAGTGACTCTGTTATAAAAAATCCCAGCAAGACATCTTtggttaagaaacacaaacaatctcCAAAAGGAAATAGATCTACCTTTATAAAGTtgggtaaaagaaaaggaattatAAACAATATGTCAATGAGCACTGAGTCGGAAAGACCTTATGTCTGTCAAGAATGTGGTAAAAGCTTTGATTACTTGTATAAAGTCAGAGatcacatgagaactcatacaggagagaagccttttccTTGTAAAGACTGTGATGCAAGTTTTAGTCGTATATAtagtctcaaaacacacatgagaactcacacaggagagaagccttttgcTTGTGAAGAATGTGATAAAGGTTTTAGTCACATATCTgatctcaaaagacacatgagaagTCATACAGGAGAGAAGTCTTTTGCTTGTGAAGAATGTGATCAAAGTTTTAGTCAAATATCTGATGTAAAAAGACACATgcgaactcatacaggagagaagctttattcttgtaaagaatgtaaaaaatgttttagtgaaATATataatctcaaaacacacatgagaactcatacagggGAGAAGCCTTttacttgtaaagaatgtgataaatgttttaatacaaaatctgatctcaaaagacacataagaactcatacaggagagaagTCTTTTTCTTGTGAAGAATGTAACAAAAGTTTTAGTTGTAACACTCATCTCAAAAGTCACATGAtcactcacacaggagaaaagccccttttttgtaaagaatgtgataaaagattCCGTTGTAACTTTAATCTCCAAAAAcatatgagaactcacacaggagaaaagccctttttttgcaaagcatgtgataaaagttttagttgtAGCAGtcatctcaaaagacacatgagaactcacacggGAGAAAAGCCCTTcttttgtaaagaatgtgataaaagtttccGTTGTAACTTTAATCTCCaaaaacacatgagaactcacacaggagaaaagccctttttttgcaaagcatgtgataaaagttttagttgtAGCAGtcatctcaaaagacacatgaaaactcacacaggagaaaagcccttCTTTGTGTAG